The genomic stretch GGCGGCGATGGAACGCCTTGGCCAGCGGCCCGTCGCCCTCGTTGCCGGCCTGGCGCAGCTCGGCCCGCAGCGCCTCGGTGACGTTCGCCCGGCAGAAGGCACGCACCTCGTCGCACCAGCGGAGCTGCTCGGGCGTGTACGCGTAGCGCATGCGGGGGGTTCGATACGTCGAAGGCCCGGCGCCGTGCAAGACCGAGCGAGTGTTCGATTACGCCCCCTGATGCGCCGCGCGCCGCTCACGCACCGAGCACGCCGTCGAGCCAGTCGAGCACGCGACGGTTGAGGAGGGAGCGGTTGCGCATCTCACAGTGGTCGCCGGCCCCTTCGGCCGCGGTGAAGCGGAGCAGCTCCCTCGGGCCGCGTAGCGCCGCGTAGAGCGCCGGCGCGGACGCGCCGAGCCGATCGTCCTCGCCGACGGTGAGCAGCGTCGGGCAGCGGATCCGCTCGGTGCGGCCGTCCAGGGTGAAGGTCTCGACGGCGGCGAGGTAGTCGCGCAGGCTCGTCAGGCCGTGCACCCAGAAACCGCGCTGGACGATCGTCCAGCGCAGACGCCGATCGCCCTCCACCATGGCCATGAAGCGATCGAGCACCTCCTGCGCGACCCCCGCGAGATGGCGCGCCGCCGCCGGCGTCGCGCCGAGCGCGACGACGGCGGCGCGAAAGCCCTCGGCGACGCTCCACAGGCCCGGGTCGGCGACACAGGCGGCGAGGCGCGGCTCGCCGCTCGCGGCGCGCGGCGCCAGGTAGCCGCCGAGGCTCCAGCCGTAGAGGGCGATGCGTGCCGGATCGACGCCGGGCAGCGTGACGGCGACGTCGACGACCGCCCGCACCACCGTCTCCCAGTCGGGACGCAGGCGCATGCCCCGCTCGACCAACATCGCGCCCTGTCCCGGGCCGTCGAAGAGAAGGCAATGGTAGCCGCGTCGCGACGCGGCCACCGCGGACGCGCAGTAGAGGTCCGTCATGGTCCCGTCGTAGCCGTTGGTGAGGATCAGCAGCGGGCGCGTCTCGGCGGCGCGTCCCGCCGCCGGCACCAGCCAGCCGGGCATCGCCCCGTCCTCGAACGGGATCGCGAGCCGCGTCGCCGGCGCCGCGTCGAGGAGGAGCCCCTGCTCGAGCGCGGCCGTTCCCTTGCGGAAGGCCGCCACGAGGCGCGGGTCGACCGGATCGCCGTAGAGCGGATGGAGCGACGTCATGTAGTGGCAGCTGGCGCGCAGCCACAGCTCGCGCGCGCTCGCCCCCCGGCCCGCCGCGAGGCGCTCCGTCGCCTCCGCCGCGAGGCGGTCGCCCGCCGCCACCCAGGCGCCGTGGAAGGCCGCGTCGTCGCCGTCGCCGACGGCCTTCGCCACGGCGGCGATCTCGCCCACGTCCGCACCGCCGTACGGCACGTAGGCGAGCGGCCAGGTGCCGAACTCGTCGTGGAAGGCGGAGGCGAAGAGGAATCCCATGCGCGCGGCGCGCGATTCTAGAGCCTGCGCGCGAGCGCGCAAACCGTCCGGATCCTATGCCGCGCGCGCCAGTCGCTCGCGCCCGGGCAGCCGGATGCGCAGCACCAGCACCGTCGCCACCACCGACGCTGCGATCACCACCCCCAGCGCCGGCCCGAAGCTGCCGGTGTGGTCGCGCAGCGACGCCATCGCCGGGATGACCGCCGCCTGCGCCAACACGATGAACGGCACCAGGCGACCGCTGATGGCGCCGTAGTGCACGCGGCCGAACGCCTCGGCGACGAGGCTCGCCTGCAGCGTCGCGTTGCCGCCCATCGCATAGCCGTAGAGGATCACGTAGGCGACCAGCCCCGGGGTGCTGTGCGTCGCCCAGAGGAGCAGGACGCCGGCGCCCTGCAGCAGGAAGCACGCGGCGGCAACGCGGCGCTGATCGTAGCGATCGAGGAGCGCGCCGAAGCCGAGCTTGCCGACGACGCCCATCGCCGCGGTGGCGCCGAGCACCAACGACGCGTGCGTCGGGTCCATGCCGCGGTCGATGAGGAGCGGGATCTGGAAGAGGAGCACGCCCGCGAGCCCGGCCATCGTGAGCCCGAAGCAGACGGCGAGCAGCCAGAACGCCGCGCTGCGCACCGCGACCTCGGGCCGCACCGAGCGCTCCAGCTCGCGCTCGACCGCTTCGAGCGCCGCGTGGCCGGCGCCGCGCGGCGCGGGCTCGCCGTCCGGCAGGAGCCCGAGGTCGGCCGGGTCGCGCCGCATGAACGCCAGCACCGGCGGCAGCACGACGACGAGCACGAGCGCCGCGAGCACCAGATAGGCCTCGCGCCAGCCGCGATGCACGATGAGCCACTGCGCGAGCGGCGCCATGACGATGCCGCCGGCCGAGATGCCCGCCGTGGCGATGCCGAGCGCCTGCCCGCGGCGCCGCACGAACCAGCGGGCGACGACGGCGTTGTTCGGCAGCGCGCCCATGCACGTCGAGCCGAGCGCGATCGGCCCGGCCATGCACAGGTAGAGGAGCGGCAGGCTGCCGACCTGCGAGAGCAGCGCGAACCCCGCCGCGAGGAGACACGCGCCGGCGATCTCCACGCCACGCGCCCCGTGCCGATCGACGACGCGGCCGACGACGAGCCCGTACGCCGCCTGCGCGAGCTGCGTGCAGGTGTAGGCGAGCGCGACCCGGCCGCGACCGCCGAAGGTCTCCGCCAGCGGAGTGAGGAAGACGCCCCAGGCGTAGAACATGAGGCCGACGTTGATGGCGTGGCAGAGAAAGGCGGTGAGGACGATCCACCAGCCGTGGAAGATCGCGGTGTTTCCCCGCGTCTCAGGCTGTTTCATCCTGCGCTCAAATCGTTGCGCCCCTTGCATTCTCGTGCACTGCGCGCTTCGTCGTGTTACACGCTGTTCCGTTGAATCCGTAGCCTATTCGTAGCCTGGCGCTCTGCGGAAACACGAATGCCAAGACTCAAGCTTGACGACCGAACCATCCGCGCACTCGAATCACCGGTGCGAGGTCAGATCAACTACATCGACGCCGGCCTGCCTGGCTTCGGCCTCCGGTTTGCGGCAGGGGGCGCTCGCACCTGGACTGTCACGTACCACCCACCGAGGTCGATACGTTCGACGGATCACACTCGGCCGCTATCCGCTCGTCAGCATCGCGGACGCCCGCGCGAAGGCGAAACTGCTGCTCGCTGCGGTGACTCAAGGACACGACCCTGCGGCGGTAGCTAAAGCCCAGCGCCACGCGCCAACGTTCGCAGACCTAACGACCCAGTACATCGAGCGCCACGCTAAGGTGAAGAAACGCAGCTGGCAGGCCGATGAGTACATGCTGCGGCGCTACGTCCCGGCATCCTGGGGGCCGAGAGCCCTCGCTGAGATCTCGCGGCGCGACATTCGCGATCACCTCTAGAGGTTTTGGCCGAGCGGACTCCGGCGATGGCGAACCGAACGCTCGCGCTACTACGGACGGTATGGAACTTCGCCATCGCGCGCGAATTGATTGCGGCATCACCATGCGCTCGCATCGAGCGGCCCGCTGCCGACCATGCACGAGATCGAGTGCTCACTGCGGATGAGATCCGTCGCGTGTGCTCTGGAGCAGGAGAGTCCGCAGACTTCGGCACTCTTCCGACTGTACTTCTACACCGCGCAGCGCGGCCGGCGAACCTCGGGTGCCGGGCTGGGTCTCGCGTGCCACCCGGCCGAATGAGAGCGCTGGGGCATCGACACGACGCATCTCTTTTGCGGCCGCGACGGCTGGTGCCACCTGACGGCAATCATCGACTGCTACGACGCACGATCGTCGGCTGGCGCCTGGCGATGTACGAAACCGAGGGGAACACCACACTCGAGCTTATCGACTGCGCGTCATGGCCGACGCGGGCCCGGGCGCGGACGGCGACGGTCCGCTGGATCGAAGCCGTCTACGACCGCCAGCGGCGGCACTCGGCGATCGACATGCTGAGCCCGGGTGCCTACGAGGATCGCTACTGGCATCGCCGCGCAGCGGCTTAACCCAGGTGTTCGCCCGGCCGGGGCAAGTCCAATCCTTGCGGTAGCTGGTCGGGCGACACTAAGACCGGTCCCGCTGCCGCCGCCAGGCCTGTGCCCTGGTGCTTTCCACTCGTGTCGCGTCAATACACGAACATCCGATAGCCGACGACAGCCACCACGCCAGCCCACCAAATAGTCTCATTCGTGACGGCTATGGATGCGCAAGAAGGTACTGGCTGATCGTAGTAAAACGCGCTCGAGGCTGTCCCGCCGTAGGGCTGGGCTGCAAACCATTCCCATTCGGCGCGCACACGTTGTTGGCGTTAAGCAGTGCCGTATCGCACGAGCACGTCGACGTGCCTGTGGCGCAAATTCGGAACGCCGGATCGACCAGATTAATGAGGTTGTAGTAGAACGCCTTGAAGCAATTACTCGCAGTGCGCCCGCAGTACTGGAAAATATTGACAGCGGCGTTGCCGGGCCCTTGAGTGGGATTCCCCCAGCTACAGATGTGACATCGCTGCGGTGAATTATCGTAGCCGAACTCCGTCAACCAGTACCGCCTCACGCATGCCCCATCCTGAGTGCATCGTTCGTACGTCTCGGCCGTGTCCATCGTATGCTTAACGTCAGCCACCCTATCATACCGATGAAACGTGAACGCC from bacterium encodes the following:
- a CDS encoding alpha/beta fold hydrolase gives rise to the protein MGFLFASAFHDEFGTWPLAYVPYGGADVGEIAAVAKAVGDGDDAAFHGAWVAAGDRLAAEATERLAAGRGASARELWLRASCHYMTSLHPLYGDPVDPRLVAAFRKGTAALEQGLLLDAAPATRLAIPFEDGAMPGWLVPAAGRAAETRPLLILTNGYDGTMTDLYCASAVAASRRGYHCLLFDGPGQGAMLVERGMRLRPDWETVVRAVVDVAVTLPGVDPARIALYGWSLGGYLAPRAASGEPRLAACVADPGLWSVAEGFRAAVVALGATPAAARHLAGVAQEVLDRFMAMVEGDRRLRWTIVQRGFWVHGLTSLRDYLAAVETFTLDGRTERIRCPTLLTVGEDDRLGASAPALYAALRGPRELLRFTAAEGAGDHCEMRNRSLLNRRVLDWLDGVLGA
- a CDS encoding MFS transporter, producing the protein MKQPETRGNTAIFHGWWIVLTAFLCHAINVGLMFYAWGVFLTPLAETFGGRGRVALAYTCTQLAQAAYGLVVGRVVDRHGARGVEIAGACLLAAGFALLSQVGSLPLLYLCMAGPIALGSTCMGALPNNAVVARWFVRRRGQALGIATAGISAGGIVMAPLAQWLIVHRGWREAYLVLAALVLVVVLPPVLAFMRRDPADLGLLPDGEPAPRGAGHAALEAVERELERSVRPEVAVRSAAFWLLAVCFGLTMAGLAGVLLFQIPLLIDRGMDPTHASLVLGATAAMGVVGKLGFGALLDRYDQRRVAAACFLLQGAGVLLLWATHSTPGLVAYVILYGYAMGGNATLQASLVAEAFGRVHYGAISGRLVPFIVLAQAAVIPAMASLRDHTGSFGPALGVVIAASVVATVLVLRIRLPGRERLARAA
- a CDS encoding DUF4102 domain-containing protein; protein product: MTTEPSAHSNHRCEVRSTTSTPACLASASGLRQGALAPGLSRTTHRGRYVRRITLGRYPLVSIADARAKAKLLLAAVTQGHDPAAVAKAQRHAPTFADLTTQYIERHAKVKKRSWQADEYMLRRYVPASWGPRALAEISRRDIRDHL